Within Coffea eugenioides isolate CCC68of unplaced genomic scaffold, Ceug_1.0 ScVebR1_1246;HRSCAF=2066, whole genome shotgun sequence, the genomic segment ACATTAATAATGCTCCTAATTACTATTTCATCTGGACTTCCACAGATACTTGTTCGACTTATAAGTTCATACAGATTTAACAAAGAAGTAGTGAATTTTAGTGTTGCTAATTCAGAGGCAGCTACTCTACATGATGCAATTAAAACGGGGCAGTTGGATCATGATGATCTAGTTTGGATACTCAGCACTAGAAACTATTTTCAGCTTAGAGAAACTTTCAAGTGCTATAAGTATAAATATGGGAGTTCAATAGAACAGGTTCATCTTCCTATGCTAGTAATGAgtttcttatcttttttttttcctttttttaatatGTCTAACTTCTGTATTTGTCCTCTAAACTCGACCTATCTTGTGCACAAATATCTTGTCAGGATATTATGGCTTCTGGCAAAGGCACTTTGGAGTCTATTTTGAAAGTGGCTATTTGGTGCATAGACGCCCCAGAAAAGCACTTTGCAGAGGTAATAATACATTTATGCTTTCATCAACGGTTCTGCTCTGCACTATTATTGAAGTGATTATTCTGTGCAAATGGTACATCTTGAGCTTATGAATCGGCCTTTtgcttttttctctttcttgtctcATAAGGTAAACATGTCTCAAATGTAATGATTTCGTGAGCAGTATAGTGATATGTAAAGATGCTGTTCTTATGTCTCTAGATTGCTATTAATtctcaatttttaaaaatgCGCATTCAACTATTTTCAACACTGAAGCAATGTATCTTGATATCTGCAGCAATGCTTATTAAGTATAAGCTCAAAGAAAACTTTATTATATGTTACATTCTCTGCTTCAGTTTTCTTTTCCCCACTACTTGCAGTGGTAATGCAATGCGAAGCATCTAGCTGGTGAAAGGAGCCTAAAAGCCTTTCATGTGGTTGGAATTTATTCAGATGAAACATTTGGGATTACCCATATTTCATAGATACCCGTTCTTTTGATGATGGAAAATACAGAAGCTAAAATTTTTAAGGCTATTAGCTATAACTTCAGCAGACAAATGTGCCTCTGTATCAATTCATTGATTAACTTAATTGGCTACATGATCATCATAGTTTTGAAATGCACTCATAGTTGCCAGAATTGTTCATCTTAGTATAGGAAGTTAGAGCATTGGTTGCGCTGGTGAAGAAAATAGTTGTGCTTCTTGTCTTGATTAGACTTACAAGTCTGAAATCTTGCTGGAGTTCATGTCCATCGATAAtttattcacttttaaaattccTTTCTCAACCTAGTCCCTCTCATATCACTACCAGCAAGgttaatctctctctctctctgtgcaCGCATGTTTGGAGCAGGTCTGGAGAAAATCTGTTACACCACTCTGGAAGTATAGGCTCCATTCTGAATAATTGATCTTCAGTTTCCATTCGTTTTTATTGAAATGGAGACTTAACTCTTGCAGGATACAGAAAGTTGTGAACTTTGGCTCACGGTTCTATTGTGAAAATTTCTCATCCATAAAGTACAAAGTTTGATCGAATATTCTTCTTGTAGATCATATTTAACTTGCGATTTCCTTTGATTAAAACACATCAGGTGATTAGAGCTTCAATCATTGGGCTTGGGACCGATGAGGATTCTCTGACCAGAGCTATTGTAACTCGAGCAGAGATTGACATGATGAAAGTTAGAGGAGAATATTTCAACATGCACAAAAGCAGTCTTGATAATGCAGTCATTGGTGACACATCAGGACACTACAAGAACTTCTTAATGACGTTGCTGGGTGCAAAGATTTGATTCAATTTGTCTCACCATATTCTTCATGTTTTCTTGTAATTAATTAGCTCGGGTACATGGATTTGGTATTAAAGCGTAAGAAATGCTGCTTTGCTTGGGATGCTTTTAGCATTTACTAGTTGAAGAACCACTGGTATTGTATGCATTTTCACTTTTGCTACCTGTTTCCAAGTAATACAGAATAAATATTGTTGCTGAAATAGTTGAAGTTAGATTATGGAAATTAATATTTGTATAGCAGTTGATATATTTGCATGAAGATTGAAGAGTGAGTCTTGGAAGTCTctaaatcttgttttggttcTATTATTGTGTATAGGGATTGCAACAACTATATAATGACATGAATGGAAATTAATAGGCATCAACATGTCCAGCATTCAATTAGATCATTGTTGGGTCATAcctgaacccaaaaaaaaaaaaatgctaggtTGGGTCAACCCGTGAATTGACGCTCTAATCCCGTGAAATGGTTATCTTGTAATACTCAAACATTATAGAGGCCGTAATCTGTAATTCACAAAAACTAACACCCCTCGTATGTCACTTGAAGGTTTCAATTGCAAGTTTTGGAAccttacaagttttatgttttatcATGTATGGCAGCTAATTagattttgttttggttaaatACTTCAAATTTTTAAGTTGTTTTATGCTCTTAAGACCTTATTTTGtattgtttttgaaaattttgaataatctaatgctgtttttttttgttatatatTGTAGTACTGGACTTGCTTTTGCCGGAAactctaaaatttgaaactttagaaTTCGTTTTTTGCTTTGTAAACTTTACTGTGTATGTTATCTTTGAATATTCTTCAACGATGAGAACTTTATTATGTATATTATCTATGAAAACTCTTTCAAATTGAATGGTTTTCATCATTAAATGAGTCAAAAAACTCTCCAACAGTAAGAGTGAGTAGGTTACATGATTGAATGGGCTGAAATATGTGATTAATGGGTTACGAGTTTTTCCAATGCATTTTTGGTTAACAGGTTAATCTTGTGAAACATGATCCACGCTACAATGATTATAATTGTGTAAAATGTAGTGAATCGAATTGGATCAACCTGTTAATTCGCTGGTCATAACATAAGGGAAATCCAATAAATTAGTTTTACTATTGAGGTTTACAGCATGATATAACAATAATATAACAGACAATAATACTAGATCATCCATTGCCTTCCTACACGTGTATTTACCATGCTGGTGTGCCAAAAAGGCTGTCCTGGGATTGACGCTTGTGATGTTGTCACGTGTTTTCAAAAGATTGCTCGCAAAAGTTGGTTAACAAAGTAATTTCAACAGCTGTTAAATTTTATCGGATTTGGAGCATAAATGGTTGTGCTGATTTTTATCCAACACTACAAGATGTAACTCTTTTTCACTAGTATATGTTTTGAATATCGGACCGGACGGCCGGTTCGATCGGTTGAACCGTGAACCGGCTGGCCGGTTGGTTCCTAATGTTAGGTTTGACCATGCTAGAAACGGTCAAAAATTAATCCAATCGTGAAACTGTCGAAAACTGATTGAATCGGTTTTTTTCCgattttgcatttcttttcctttttttttttttttttacgtttGCAAAATGTAGCCTTTGAAGAATTTAACTCATGactttgtaatagaagaccaataTAAGTAAGCCGTTTTCACTAtacattattaattttttaaactttcatttttataaacaacctctattttttttttcatttcttaaaATCTCATCTCTCATGACTTCTTTTAAtcttcactctctctctctctctctatcctcttttttttgtcacttcctttttaatcaaacatctttatttttaatttattgatgttttcttacatcttttaattttatttttgtccattaaattaaaaaagaattatttttttaacccaaattatttaatgccacaaccacttacttttatctcattttttgtttcttatcaagtttgcatttctattttcgattctcttgacttctttcgaactccaaactttcttttttaaattgcaatctctaaatcccaaaacgtaaattaaaatttaagttcacaatgtctaaattctcataggcgtgaattttgtataatttcaaaatattgtgatatttttgggttgaatttaagattttttgatagatataattgaaattgagatgaaatttatttgttttaacttataattcaaaaatacataatttatttttaaaaatccaagttattcaaaaatggtaaacttttcatcatgtaaagtattaaattagtccattacatgtcttattttgtgcatatatatatttatataaattattttttttaaaaattcattgaacccaGGTTGAatcggtccgaccggttgaacttcgatcctttcacttcaccggttcaattaacgttccgatttttaaaacattgttttTCAGTAGAAAGTGACTATAAAGCAAATTTTTGTGGGTTCTACACATAGGGTTGAAGATCATGTATATACAATGATTTAGaccttacattttttttttggccaatctTGGTTGTTAACTGCTAGATGACCGTACTTGCCCTACTTCCAATTAAATCTACCTTCCTATCACTTGGCATCTGTcggacaaaaaagaaaaaaaaacacccAGTACCATTTCATGCACTTGATTATTTGCTTTCCAAGTTAATGATCAAGTATTGGTTCACCAGAAAATGATAGATTTGGAAGGACAGAAAGAACCATAAATGCACCCACTTGAGTTTtagattcttttttttcattaggTTAACAAAGAGATTGGCCAAAATCCTTTGCAAATCAATGATTTGGCACACTTCGATCAGATAATTAGGCACTTCTCTTTCTCATTTCCATTTGCACGATGATGTAAAAACCCAAAGTTTAGACTTTTTAACCACTTATTAGATGCCATGAATACTTAGAAGAACAAAATAACCTAAGactatatattttgaaatataatGGTAAAAGTACATGTACTTTTGAATATATAAACTAACCAATTTTACGTGAGTAATTTCGATATATTTCTATGTTTCttcataaaatatttttttctagTTGTGTATTTGAATTTGCTCCTATGGAAAGCCTAAGAAACGTTTAATAATCTGGATTTTCAGTCACTTTTAACCTAAGTGTGAACGATCTTAGAATTTAAATGTCAAGTCATTTTGAAACGTTATGAAAGGTAATATTATCATTGTATATTTTTCTTATCTTTGTTTTGTTGCTATAAACACTCTgccttttccattttttgacttctttttcttaaaaagAAATTGGTCGCATCTGATGTTTttagccaaaaaagaaaagaaaagaaaagttattTTGTATGTGAGAGCAAAACAACAATTTATATGTGCAaaacattttttaaatttttagttttttaccTTCTCACCCCTATCTCCACCTTTTTTGCTTTCAAGTATTAGACATATGATTCGAACTTTGGACGTCATAGTGAAAAATATTCTAAGAGTCCTCTTTTGACCGACTCAGTGATTATGAAAAACAAAAATCCATTTGGTGGTAACAATAGAAATCATACATGATACATGTAAACGTGCAAATTCAGGCCAAGTACAGCAATGCACAAGCACGAAGTTGAGTTAATTTTCTTGATCTCCTCTAGCAATCAAAGTAAGCATAAAATCTTTGAAGTTCCCATTGGCTATTTCTTCAATCTTATGTGATAGAGTAACCCCAGAAAGCTGATGATATTCTTCTTTGATGAGCTTCAAATCTACATCTGCTCGGGTAACAATAACTCTGGTCAAGGCTTCTTTTGCAAAGTCATGCCCAATGCCTTTAAGGGAAACATCCAAAACCTGAAGAAACATTTAATACCTTTGAGTAATTAATTAAGGTCTTGGAGATTATCatttcttgaaaaatgaaatgatgatcaattaattaattaatctcACCTCGGTAAAGTATGTCTCTGGCTTGCAAAGGCATTGAACTGTTTGTTTTAGAATTAACTGATCACCAAGATCCTGAAAATTAAAAGGGGGGAAAGCAACATTAGCATGAACCAATCAAAACTGGTAATGGACAAAGGAAGTGAGGATAGCCATTTTTTGGCTCTTAAGATCTTTAATGCAGTTATGCTCGTTTGCATGATTATTTCTAGGAGCTTTTAGGAAAACATTATTTTAGCACCATTCTAGAACAAtgtgtatgtgaaataaaaaagtgatgGGAATACATATTTAAAGTATTAAGCAGAAATATACTATACTAATAAATTTCTTACCTCGTCCAAATAATTGCCACTAGTTTCCTTATAATGCTTAAATACAGCCTTTAGATGAAGCTTGCTTCTTGTAGTTAGAATCCTGACAATCTCTTCTTCCTCGTGGAGCTTCTTAGCACCATCTTTTATGACATTTTTGAGAATCTTCGCTTCagattttgcttcttcttcgCTGTATTTTGGACCTTCATAACGGTACGCACTTACTAATCCAACTAGAAGCTGTTCATCGCATAAAAATCGTAAAGAATTCAATCACAAGATTAGGCCTTGAACAAGAATTGCCAGGGCTAGAACCGAATGCAGCGCAATGGTCAAAGACATTGTTTAATGTTTAAAAATGGAGTTTGATTGCCAATCCTCCTGCTCACATAGTTCACCAATTTGTTTCAACACATGCTATCACATAGATGAATTTCCGCATCTGATCAATGGTGCCAGTCAAGATTTAATATCCTAGTCAATTAATCTGTTCATCTAACCTATAGATGCACTGTCAAAAATATGTGATTCGtgtaaaaaaaaaggtttagaATTACTCATACTAGAGATAATACACACGGGTTGAAAACATTATTGGATCAGCAATTGAAATTTTGTAactagaaaaaatgaaaagtggAAACGGAAGAACTAGTCTACCATTTTTTGTAGGGTAATGTTTTAATCTATCTAGCAATGCGCATGTCAGACACTTGTTGTCACATTCAGGGCCATTCTTGCACTAACAATGCTGGATGGAAGCCTTGGTGTAGCTTATCCAATAAGGCTAAGAAATAAAGTTCAACCTAAACCTTCTTGTGTTAGGTAATCTTAATTAAGACTTCGATAGGGTTTCACGGAAAATTTTTGAGGTTGACTAGGTGGTTGATGGATATTAATGTATTAGGTGGGTCCCATATTTGTTTCTACATCAACTATGTTAGAtgtaataaaaaattcaaaggaCCAAAGCCTTGTAACGTGTTGCCAATATGCGAGGGTGTGTAACATAGGCGTT encodes:
- the LOC113755147 gene encoding annexin D4-like; this encodes DAVVLWTMHPWERDARLLREAVYKRPNYGILVETACTRSSEELLGARRAYHSLFEHSIEEDIAFHIHGFEKKLLVGLVSAYRYEGPKYSEEEAKSEAKILKNVIKDGAKKLHEEEEIVRILTTRSKLHLKAVFKHYKETSGNYLDEDLGDQLILKQTVQCLCKPETYFTEVLDVSLKGIGHDFAKEALTRVIVTRADVDLKLIKEEYHQLSGVTLSHKIEEIANGNFKDFMLTLIARGDQEN